One genomic window of Ziziphus jujuba cultivar Dongzao chromosome 4, ASM3175591v1 includes the following:
- the LOC107415405 gene encoding 2-methylene-furan-3-one reductase, whose amino-acid sequence MAAAASGESIPSVNKAWIYSDYGKTSDVLKFHESFPVPEIKEDEVLIKVVAAALNPVDCKKMRGVFKEYHPPLPIVPGLDVAGVVVKVGSQVKKFKVGDEVYGDIAEKIKEEPKKFGTLAEYTAAQEKVLALKPNNLSFVEAASLPLAIETVYEGFEIAQLSAGQSILILGGAGGVGTLAIQLAKHVFGASRVAATASTKKLDLLRSLGADLAIDYTKEKYEELPEKFDVVFDAVGEDGRPVKAVKRGGKVVSIQHPVAPAAEYFILTSTGTILEKLKPYLESGKIKPILDPKTPFPFSKTLEAFAHLETRRAIGKIVVYPIP is encoded by the exons ATGGCTGCTGCTGCTTCCGGCGAAAGCATTCCCTCTGTAAATAAGGCTTGGATCTACTCGGATTATGGAAAAACCTCCGATGTGTTGAAGTTTCATGAAAGTTTCCCAGTTCCTGAAATAAAGGAAGATGAGGTGCTGATCAAGGTTGTTGCAGCTGCTCTTAATCCAGTTGACTGCAAGAAGATGCGTGGAGTGTTCAAAGAATATCACCCGCCTCTACCT ATCGTTCCAGGATTAGATGTAGCTGGAGTGGTGGTAAAGGTGGGAAGCCAAGTTAAGAAATTCAAGGTTGGTGATGAGGTTTATGGGGATATCGCTGAAAAGATTAAGGAGGAACCAAAAAAGTTCGGAACTTTGGCTGAGTACACAGCGGCTCAAGAGAAAGTGTTGGCTCTGAAACCCAACAATCTGAGTTTTGTGGAAGCTGCTAGCCTTCCTCTGGCCATTGAGACCGTCTATGAAGGCTTTGAAATAGCTCAACTCTCCGCTGGCCAATCCATTCTTATTCTCGGAGGTGCCGGCGGAGTTGGAACCCTGGCTATTCAG CTTGCGAAGCATGTTTTTGGAGCATCCAGAGTGGCAGCTACAGCAAGCACTAAGAAACTAGACCTGTTAAGGAGCTTGGGTGCTGATTTGGCCATTGATTACACTAAGGAGAAGTATGAGGAGCTTCCTGAGAAATTCGATGTCGTTTTTGATGCAGTTG GGGAAGATGGACGACCAGTGAAGGCAGTGAAAAGAGGGGGAAAAGTGGTGTCAATCCAACACCCTGTGGCTCCAGCAGCTGAATATTTTATTCTGACTTCAACTGGAACTATTTTAGAGAAGCTGAAACCTTACCTGGAGAGTGGCAAAATAAAGCCAATTCTCGATCCCAAAACCCCATTTCCATTTTCAAAGACTTTGGAGGCCTTTGCCCACCTTGAAACTAGACGTGCTATTGGCAAGATTGTCGTGTATCCTATCCCATGA
- the LOC107415381 gene encoding protein farnesyltransferase subunit beta, whose product MEARESQVATVSQREQLMVESKVFQIYTMFADLPRNAQSLMLELQRDNHSEYLNRGLRQLGPAFCVLDANRPWLCYWTLHSLALLGESVDAELESSTIDFLSRCQDSSGGYGGGPGQLPHLATTYAAVNSLVTLGSHKALSSINRDNLYAFLLRMKQPSGGFRMHDAGEVDVRACYTAISAASILNILDEELTQNVGNYIVSCQTYEGGIAGEPGSEAHGGYTFCGLATMILINEVNRLDLTRLIDWLVFRQGRECGFQGRTNKLVDGCYSFWQGGAFALLRRISSFVDEQLVMPGTGGHSTINMPHSSTASLSEGEGLPGFNASSSVNLNDIGYNFINRHPEMEPLFQSMALQQYILLCAQDQSGGLRDKPGKARDFYHTCYCLSGLSVCQYSCSEDEASPPLPSAVLGPYSNLLEPIHPLYNVVLEQYHEARRFYTSS is encoded by the exons ATGGAAGCGAGGGAGTCTCAGGTGGCAACGGTGTCTCAGCGGGAGCAATTGATGGTGGAGAGTAAGGTGTTTCAGATCTACACTATGTTCGCCGATCTTCCCCGCAACGCTCAATCGCTCAT gtTGGAACTTCAGCGTGATAACCACTCGGAGTATCTTAACCGAGGTTTAAGACAACTTGGCCCTGCATTTTGTGTTTTGGATGCCAA TCGACCTTGGCTTTGCTATTGGACCCTGCACTCGTTGGCACTACTGGGGGAGTCCGTTGATGCTGAACTGGAAAGCAGCACCATTGATTTCCTTAGCCGTTGTCAG GATTCAAGTGGTGGATATGGTGGTGGACCTGGTCAG TTGCCTCATCTTGCAACGACATATGCTGCTGTCAATTCGCTTGTTACTCTAGGCAGTCATAAAGCTTTATCATCAATCAATAG aGATAATTTGTATGCATTTCTGCTTCGCATGAAGCAGCCAAGTGGAGGTTTCAG AATGCATGATGCTGGAGAAGTTGATGTTCGGGCTTGCTACACTGCCATATCT GCTGCAAGTATTCTAAACATTTTGGATGAAGAACTGACTCAGAATGTTGGAAATTACATTGTAAG TTGTCAAACTTATGAAGGTGGAATTGCTGGGGAGCCTGGTTCTGAAGCTCATGGTGG GTACACCTTCTGTGGGTTGGCTACAATGATTCTGATCAATGAAGTTAATCGTTTGGACTTGACTCGTTTGATT GATTGGTTGGTATTTCGGCAAGGAAGGGAATGCGGATTTCAGGGGAGAACAAATAAATTGGTTGATGGTTGCTATTCCTTCTGGCAG GGAGGTGCTTTTGCATTATTACGGAGAATTTCTTCATTTGTTGATGAACAATTGGTGATGCCGGGTACTGGAGGACACTCCACTATAAATATGCCACACAGTTCTACAGCATCTTTATCTGAAGGGGAAGGTCTTCCAG GATTTAATGCTTCTTCTTCAGTGAATCTAAATGATATTGGTTACAATTTTATCAATAGACATCCAGAAATGGAGCCTCTCTTCCAAAGCATGGCACTGCAGCAATATATACTTCTATGCGCGCAG GATCAAAGTGGGGGACTCAGAGACAAACCTGGGAAAGCTAGAGACTTTTATCACACTTGTTATTGTCTAAGTGGCCTCAGTGTGTGTCAGTATAGCTGTTCAGAGGATGAGGCGTCTCCACCATTGCCAAGTGCAGTATTGGGACCGTATTCCAATCTGTTGGAACCCATCCATCCCTTGTACAATGTTGTCTTAGAACAATACCATGAAGCTCGTAGATTCTATACGAGTTCTTGA
- the LOC107415400 gene encoding 2-methylene-furan-3-one reductase — MAEPIIPSVHKAWIYQEYGKSSDVLKLDENFPVPQVKEDEVLIKVVAASVNPVDFKRMLGSFKDKDTPFPVVPGHDVAGVVVKVGSKVNKFKVGDEVYGDIAEKALDEPKQFGTLAEYTAVQEKVLALKPNNLSFVEAASIPLAIETAYEGFERAQLSAGKSVLILGGAGGVGTLAIQLAKHVFGASRVAATASTTKLDLLRSLGADLAIDYTKEKYEELPEKFDVVFDAVGEGERPVKAAKEGGKIVSIWFPIAPPTELFIVTSTGTFLEKLKPYLASGKVKPVLDPKTPFPFSKTVEALSYLETSRAIGKIVVYPIP, encoded by the exons ATGGCTGAACCAATAATACCCTCAGTACACAAGGCTTGGATCTATCAAGAGTATGGAAAATCATCAGACGTGTTGAAGTTGGATGAAAATTTCCCAGTTCCACAAGTGAAGGAAGATGAGGTGCTGATCAAGGTTGTCGCAGCTTCAGTTAACCCAGTTGATTTCAAGAGGATGCTTGGTTCCTTCAAAGATAAAGACACTCCTTTCCCT GTTGTTCCAGGACACGATGTTGCTGGGGTAGTGGTAAAGGTAGGAAGCAAAGTGAACAAATTCAAGGTTGGTGATGAAGTCTATGGAGATATCGCTGAGAAAGCTTTGGACGAACCCAAGCAGTTCGGAACTTTGGCTGAATACACGGCGGTTCAAGAGAAAGTATTGGCTTTGAAACCCAACAATCTGAGTTTTGTAGAAGCTGCTAGCATTCCTCTTGCTATCGAGACAGCTTATGAAGGCTTTGAACGAGCTCAACTCTCTGCTGGTAAATCTGTTCTCATTCTTGGAGGTGCCGGCGGAGTTGGAACCTTGGCTAttcag CTGGCTAAGCATGTTTTTGGAGCATCCAGAGTGGCAGCAACAGCAAGCACCACCAAACTAGACTTGTTGAGGAGCTTAGGTGCTGATTTGGCCATTGATTACACTAAAGAGAAATATGAGGAGCTTCCTGAGAAATTTGATGTCGTATTCGATGCGGTTG GGGAAGGTGAGCGACCTGTGAAGGCAGCGAAAGAAGGTGGGAAAATAGTTTCGATATGGTTTCCTATAGCTCCACCCACTGAATTATTTATTGTGACTTCAACCGGAACTTTTTTGGAAAAGCTGAAGCCTTACTTGGCAAGTGGAAAGGTGAAGCCAGTGCTTGATCCCAAAACTCCTTTTCCATTTTCAAAGACTGTGGAGGCACTTTCCTATCTTGAAACTTCCAGAGCTATTGGAAAGATAGTTGTGTACCCTATCCCATGA
- the LOC107415453 gene encoding CASP-like protein 4A1, giving the protein MQSPTQSQVTLNAERPPKNDEAEAQHHLELEGPEEDDDDEQQDKHLSMSSSSSISSCSQSPTKFPIQSTHFSKSPSPPPHESPLHDSPWHSTFTWLQNRSPNTPSPLALPNRSFPAEPLTRIQDPQTQDGFVSHAEESPEEASGSGGGGVGRFNRRKMIPDLTSRKWTTTSKKESGAMRVLLGFRICVFCLCLVSFSLMAADKEQGWALDSFYRYKEFRYCLAVNVLGCAYSGLQVYGLVRFFTTRKHVVDHKLRHYFDFLMDQILSYLLMSASSSAATRVDDWQSNWGKDKFPDMARASVGLSFAAFVALACSSIISGFILFTPKSL; this is encoded by the exons ATGCAGAGTCCAACGCAGAGCCAAGTGACTCTAAACGCAGAGCGACCACCGAAAAACGATGAAGCAGAAGCACAACATCATTTAGAACTTGAAGGGcctgaagaagatgatgatgatgagcaaCAGGATAAGCACTTATCGATGTCAAGCTCCTCCTCAATCTCTTCGTGTTCTCAATCTCCAACCAAATTCCCTATTCAATCCACTCACTTCTCCAAATCCCCATCCCCTCCACCACACGAGTCTCCTTTACACGATTCTCCTTGGCACTCCACCTTCACTTGGCTCCAGAACAGGTCCCCCAACACTCCTTCGCCTCTGGCCCTGCCCAACAGATCCTTCCCTGCCGAGCCTTTAACCAGGATTCAGGATCCCCAGACCCAAGATGGGTTTGTTTCCCACGCTGAAGAAAGTCCAGAAGAAGCTTCtggtagtggtggtggtggtgttggtAGGTTTAATAGGAGAAAGATGATACCGGACTTAACCAGTAGGAAATGGACGACGACGTCGAAAAAGGAGAGCGGTGCGATGAGGGTTTTGCTGGGTTTTAGAATTTGTGTGTTTTGTTTATGCTTGGTCTCTTTCTCGCTTATGGCGGCTGATAAGGAACAGGGTTGGGCTCTCGATTCTTTCTATCGCTATAAGGAGTTCAG GTATTGTTTGGCAGTGAATGTGCTGGGATGTGCGTATTCTGGGCTGCAAGTGTATGGTCTGGTCCGGTTCTTCACCACCAGGAAACACGTAGTTGACCATAAACTACGTCATTACTTTGATTTCTTAATGGATCAG ATACTGTCTTATCTTCTGATGTCAGCATCTTCATCGGCTGCAACTCGTGTTGATGACTGGCAATCCAACTGGGGCAAAGACAAGTTTCCTGATATGGCCCGTGCCTCGGTGGGATTGTCATTTGCTGCATTTGTTGCCCTTGCTTGCAGCTCTATAATCTCTGGTTTCATCCTTTTCACTCCAAAATCTTTATAG